A window of the Tachysurus fulvidraco isolate hzauxx_2018 chromosome 6, HZAU_PFXX_2.0, whole genome shotgun sequence genome harbors these coding sequences:
- the LOC113641023 gene encoding E3 ubiquitin-protein ligase TRIM35-like isoform X1 — MASKFSEEDFSCPVCCDIFKNPVVLHCSHSVCKVCLQQFWETKGSRECPVCRRKSSMSDPPTNLALKNLCETFLQERSQRSSSGSETLCSLHSEKLKLFCLDDQQPLCLVCRDSRKHTDHKFFPFDEAVTESKEELKTALKPLQEKLKIFTDCKLNWSQTAEHIKIQAQHTEHQIKEQFEKLHQFLRDEEAVRVAALREEEEQKSQMMKEKIEKLSRDISSLSDTIRDIEDEMRAEDILFLQNFKATVKRAQCTLQHPEELSGALIHVAKHLANLKFSVWEKMQDIVQYTPVTLDPNTVHPKLIVSDDLTSVIFSDEEQKLPDNPERIDKHWCILGSEGFNSGTHCWDVDVGDCTWWYVGVMTESAQRKENIFFRSGIWYVVYYEGKYGAGSTPQKPTLLSVEQKLQRIRVKLDWDRGKLSFSDPLTNTHIHTFTHIFTYKLLPYLRVASKESPLKVLPLQCSVRVNQIS; from the exons atggcttCTAAGTTTTCAGAGGAGGACTTCTCTTGTCCTGTGTGCTGTGACATCTTCAAGAATCCTGTTGTTCTGCACTGcagtcacagtgtgtgtaaagtgtgtttgcAGCAGTTCTGGGAGACCAAAGGATCCAGAGAATGTCCTGTTTGCAGGAGGAAGTCATCTATGAGTGATCCTCCCACAAATCTAGCCTTAAAGAACCTGTGTGAGACTTTCTTACAAGAGAGAAGTCAGAGATCTTCCTCAGGGTCTGAAACACTCTGCAGCCTGCACAGTGAGAAACTCAAACTCTTCTGTCTGGACGATCAACAGCCGCTGTGTTTGGTGTGTCGGGATTCAAGAAAACACACCGACCACAAATTCTTCCCCTTTGATGAGGCTGTAACAGAATCTAAG GAGGAGCTCAAAACTGCACTGAAGCCCCTACAGGAGAAACTAAAGATCTTTACAGACTGTAAACTGAACTGGAGTCAGACTGCAGAACATATAAAG ATTCAGGCCCAACACACAGAGCATCAGATTAAGGAACAGTTTGAGAAACTTCACCAGTTTCTACGAGATGAAGAGGCAGTCAGGGTCGCTGcactgagagaggaagaggagcagaagagtcagatgatgaaggagaagattgagaagctgagcagAGACATATCATCTCTTTCAGACACAATCAGAGACATAGAAGACGAGATGAGAGCTGAAGACATCCTGTTCTTACAA AACTTCAAGGCCACAGTGAAAAG AGCCCAGTGCACACTGCAGCATCCAGAGGAGCTTTCAGGAGCACTGATCCATGTGGCAAAACATCTGGCCAACCTGAAGTTCAGTGTCTGGGAGAAGATGCAGGACATTGTCCAATACA caccTGTAACTCTGGACCCCAACACCGTTCATCCTAAACTCATTGTATCTGATGATCTGACCAGTGTGATATTCAGTGATGAGGAACAGAAACTTCCTGATAATCCAGAGAGAATTGATAAGCATTGGTGTATCCTGGGCTCTGAGGGCTTTAACTCAGGGACACACTGCTGGGATGTTGATGTTGGAGACTGTACATGGTGGTATGTGGGTGTGATGACAGAATCTGCTCAGAGGAAGGAGAATATATTCTTCAGAAGTGGAATCTGGTATGTGGTGTATTATGAAGGTAAATATGGAGCAGGTTCTACACCACAGAAACCCACTCTCCTTTCAGTAGAACAGAAACTCCAGAGGATCAGAGTGAAACTGGACTgggacagaggaaagctgtcaTTCTCCGACcctctcactaacacacacatacacactttcacacacatatttacctACAAATTACTGCCATATCTACGTGTTGCATCTAAAGAATCTCCTCTAAAGGTTCTCCCACTTCAGTGCTCTGTAAGAGtgaatcagatcagttag